A single window of Longimicrobiales bacterium DNA harbors:
- a CDS encoding acetyl-CoA carboxylase carboxyltransferase subunit alpha — MSLQREDAGDLARLEEQIRQLRDVAAQHGLDVEDEVRLLEDKAARLREESYRNLTAVERVQMARHPKRPYTLDYIDRAFSDFMELHGDRSFRDDEAIVCGWARLDGHSVMVMGHQKGRDMKENLRRNFGMPHPEGYRKALRLMKQAEKFNQPIITLIDTPGAYPGLGAEERGQAEAIATNLREMARLRVPVIAVVIGEGGSGGALALGVADRVLMLENSVYSVISPEGCAAILWKTAGAKDKAAEALKLTANDLSALNVIDDIVPEPMGGAHTDWDATSGALRVALLRHLAELNDIPVDERRQQRWRKFEAMGEWVEA; from the coding sequence TTGAGCCTGCAACGAGAGGATGCCGGGGATCTGGCCCGGCTCGAAGAGCAGATCCGCCAGCTGCGCGACGTGGCCGCGCAACACGGCCTCGACGTCGAGGACGAGGTGCGGCTGCTCGAGGACAAGGCAGCGCGGCTGCGCGAAGAGTCATATCGCAATCTGACGGCCGTGGAGCGTGTGCAGATGGCGCGTCATCCGAAGCGGCCGTACACGCTGGACTATATCGACCGCGCGTTCTCCGATTTCATGGAACTGCACGGCGACCGCAGCTTTCGCGACGACGAGGCGATCGTGTGCGGCTGGGCCCGGCTCGACGGCCATTCCGTCATGGTGATGGGCCATCAGAAGGGCCGCGACATGAAGGAGAACCTGCGCCGCAACTTCGGCATGCCGCACCCGGAGGGCTATCGCAAGGCGCTGCGCCTGATGAAGCAGGCGGAGAAGTTCAATCAGCCGATCATCACGCTCATCGACACGCCCGGCGCCTATCCGGGGCTCGGTGCGGAGGAGCGCGGGCAGGCGGAGGCGATCGCGACGAACCTGCGCGAGATGGCGCGCCTGCGCGTGCCCGTCATTGCGGTCGTCATCGGTGAGGGCGGCAGTGGCGGCGCGCTGGCGCTGGGCGTCGCCGACCGCGTCCTGATGCTCGAGAACTCCGTCTACAGCGTCATTTCGCCCGAAGGCTGCGCCGCGATCCTGTGGAAGACGGCCGGCGCCAAGGACAAGGCCGCGGAAGCGCTCAAGCTCACCGCCAACGACCTCTCGGCGCTCAATGTGATCGACGATATCGTGCCGGAACCGATGGGCGGCGCGCATACCGATTGGGATGCCACTTCCGGCGCGCTGCGCGTCGCGCTGCTGCGCCACCTGGCCGAGCTGAACGACATCCCGGTCGACGAACGCCGCCAGCAGCGCTGGCGCAAGTTCGAAGCGATGGGTGAGTGGGTGGAAGCGTAA